A window of Panicum virgatum strain AP13 chromosome 8K, P.virgatum_v5, whole genome shotgun sequence contains these coding sequences:
- the LOC120646054 gene encoding uncharacterized protein LOC120646054 gives MAMAAAAAAASSYLSNASAILLYAALFLAGAHAEPDPTQVATTSQVPSILPVCKTVGGGSTFFDVQFCLEALGSDGRSANAGANYGACSVIAADLLTANATSTADKIDGLLRERAGKDDDEATTTTRCLRACRALYGGVARGQPGCAAAVRGRRSGEATRCLERAASAAAECEEGFRKSKVASPVTMENDDVFKLAKLAVALLSWAH, from the coding sequence ATGGCgatggcagccgccgccgccgccgcctcctcctacTTGAGCAATGCAAGTGCCATCTTGCTCTACGCCGCtctcttcctcgccggcgctcaCGCCGAGCCCGACCCGACCCAGGTGGCAACAACCTCTCAAGTCCCAAGCATACTCCCCGTCTGCAAGACAGTCGGCGGTGGCAGCACCTTCTTCGACGTCCAGTTCTGCCTGGAGGCTCTCGGCTCCGATGGCCGGAGCGCCAACGCCGGCGCGAACTACGGCGCCTGCTCCGTCATCGCCGCCGACCTCCTCACGGCCAACGCCACCAGCACGGCGGACAAGATCGACGGCCTGCTCCGGGAGCGCGCCggcaaggacgacgacgaggccacgacgacgacgcgctGCCTCCGGGCGTGCCGTGCGCTGTACGGCGGCGTGGCGAGAGGGCAGCCCGGCTGCGCGGCCGCCGTCAGGGGCAGGAGGAGCGGCGAGGCCACGAGGTGCCTGGAGAGAGctgccagcgcggcggcggagtgtGAGGAGGGGTTCCGGAAGAGCAAGGTGGCCTCGCCGGTGACGATGGAGAACGACGACGTGTTCAAGCTTGCCAagctcgccgtcgcgctgcTCAGCTGGGCTCATTAG